In Helianthus annuus cultivar XRQ/B chromosome 9, HanXRQr2.0-SUNRISE, whole genome shotgun sequence, the following are encoded in one genomic region:
- the LOC110895175 gene encoding calcium-transporting ATPase 2, plasma membrane-type: MEDCLNEKFGGVKAKHSSLEVLQKWRDACCLVKNSKRRFRFTANIQKRNEADAMRRNNKNLRVVILASKAAYRLINCAEASSHTVPEEFKANGFGISADDACFIVESHNPEKLTRHGGVDGLAAKLKTCTTNGLAMDDQELTCRQQLFGTNEFTERERRSFWVFVYEALQDMTLMVLAVCAFVSLIVGIATEGWPTGAHDGLGIVASILLVVFVTATSDYRQSLQFRDLDKEKKKISIQVTRNGYRQKLSIYELLPGDIVHLAIGDQVPADGLFLSGFAVSIDESSLTGESEPVKVNTENPYLLSGTKVQDGSCKMLVVTVGMRTQWGKLMATLTEGGNDETPLQVKLNGCATIIGKIGLVFAIVTFAVLVQKLFASKIIDGSQWSWSGDDALMLLEYFAIAVTIVVVAVPEGLPLAVTLSLAFAMKKMMNDKALVRNLAACETMGSATTICSDKTGTLTTNHMTVVKSCICLNVSNDIHESAKKILVQSIFTNTGGEVVVNKEGKNEILGSPTDTAILEFGLSLGGDFQAERESTKVIRVEPFNSTKKQMGVVLELPEGGVRAHCKGASEIVLAACDKVINRNGEVVTLDDELLSYLKSTIDTFAGEALRTLCLAYMDLEDGVSADTPIPSSGYTCIGIVGIKDPVRPGVKESVALCRSAGITVRMVTGDNINTAKAIARECGILTDDGIAIEGPDFREKSMEELLEIIPKIQVMARSSPLDKHTLVKHLRTTFGEVVAVTGDGTNDAPALHEADIGLAMGIAGTEVAKESADVIILDDNFSTIVTVAKWGRSVYVNIQKFVQFQLTVNIVALIVNFTSACLTGTAPLTAVQLLWVNMIMDTLGALALATEPPNDELMKRAPVGRKGNFISNVMWRNIFGQAVYQFGVIWLLQTNGKSFFGLDGDDSDLILNTLIFNSFVFCQLFNEVNSREMEKENVLDGIWKNKVFISVIASTVVFQVIIIECLGTFANTSPLTATQWLFSILTGCLSMPIAVFLKRIPV, translated from the exons ATGGAAGATTGTTTGAATGAGAAGTTTGGTGGAGTGAAGGCGAAGCATTCATCGTTGGAGGTGTTGCAGAAATGGAGGGATGCGTGTTGCCTTGTAAAGAACTCGAAACGAAGGTTTCGTTTCACTGCCAACATCCAGAAACGCAACGAAGCTGATGCTATGCGCCGTAATAATAAG AACTTGAGGGTTGTGATCTTGGCGTCAAAGGCAGCATATCGTCTTATCAATT GCGCAGAAGCCAGCAGCCACACGGTACCTGAGGAATTCAAGGCAAATGGTTTTGGTATCAGTGCGGATGATGCATGCTTCATCGTTGAAAGCCATAACCCCGAAAAGCTAACACGTCATGGCGGGGTAGATGGTCTTGCAGCCAAGCTCAAAACATGTACCACCAATGGGCTTGCTATGGATGACCAAGAGCTGACCTGCAGACAACAACTGTTTGGAACCAATGAGTTCACTGAACGCGAACGACGAAGCTTTTGGGTGTTCGTATATGAAGCACTTCAAGATATGACCCTTATGGTTCTTGCTGTATGTGCCTTTGTTTCACTGATCGTTGGCATAGCAACCGAAGGATGGCCAACGGGTGCCCACGATGGCCTTGGAATTGTTGCTAGCATCCTGTTGGTGGTGTTTGTAACCGCAACAAGCGATTATCGTCAATCTCTACAGTTTAGAGATTTAGACAAAGAGAAGAAGAAAATATCCATTCAAGTTACTAGAAACGGGTACAGACAAAAGCTATCGATATATGAACTACTTCCTGGTGATATAGTTCATCTTGCTATCGGAGATCAAGTCCCTGCAGATGGACTTTTTCTCTCCGGGTTTGCAGTCTCGATTGATGAATCTAGTTTGACCGGAGAAAGCGAGCCGGTCAAAGTCAACACCGAGAATCCTTACTTGTTGTCTGGAACTAAAGTTCAAGACGGTTCATGTAAGATGTTAGTTGTAACAGTTGGCATGAGAACTCAATGGGGAAAACTAATGGCGACTCTTACTGAAGGTGGAAACGATGAAACCCCGTTACAAGTTAAATTAAACGGGTGTGCGACCATCATTGGAAAAATCGGCCTTGTGTTTGCTATAGTGACGTTTGCGGTTTTGGTACAAAAATTATTCGCTAGTAAGATCATAGACGGGAGTCAATGGAGTTGGTCCGGTGATGATGCACTAATGTTGTTAGAATATTTCGCTATTGCGGTTACAATTGTTGTGGTTGCAGTTCCAGAAGGGCTGCCATTGGCCGTCACATTGAGTCTTGCGTTtgcgatgaagaagatgatgaatgacAAAGCGCTTGTTCGAAATCTAGCCGCGTGTGAGACCATGGGGTCCGCCACAACTATCTGCAGCGATAAAACCGGGACGCTAACCACTAACCACATGACCGTTGTCAAATCATGCATCTGTTTGAATGTCAGCAACGACATCCATGAAAGTGCTAAAAAGATTCTTGTGCAATCCATATTTACGAACACAGGTGGCGAGGTTGTGGTTAATAAAGAAGGAAAGAATGAGATACTCGGGTCACCAACCGACACAGCGATATTGGAGTTTGGGTTGTCACTTGGTGGAGACTTTCAAGCCGAACGTGAGTCAACAAAAGTCATCAGAGTCGAACCGTTTAATTCTACGAAGAAGCAAATGGGAGTGGTGTTGGAGCTTCCGGAAGGTGGTGTGAGAGCTCATTGTAAAGGTGCTTCGGAAATAGTCTTGGCTGCTTGCGACAAAGTAATTAATCGAAACGGTGAAGTTGTTACTCTTGACGATGAACTGCTTAGTTATTTAAAGAGTACGATTGATACATTTGCTGGTGAAGCTCTTAGAACTTTGTGTCTGGCATATATGGATTTGGAAGATGGTGTATCTGCGGATACTCCAATTCCGTCTTCGGGTTATACTTGTATTGGGATTGTGGGAATTAAAGATCCCGTCCGTCCAGGTGTCAAGGAATCAGTGGCTCTTTGTAGATCAGCTGGTATAACGGTCCGTATGGTTACAGGAGACAACATAAATACTGCGAAAGCTATAGCTAGGGAATGTGGGATACTTACAGATGACGGGATTGCAATCGAGGGTCCAGATTTCCGCGAGAAGAGCATGGAGGAATTACTCGAAATAATTCCAAAGATTCAG GTTATGGCTCGATCTTCACCTCTAGATAAGCACACACTGGTGAAACACTTGAGAACAACGTTTGGTGAGGTTGTGGCGGTTACTGGTGACGGAACTAATGATGCTCCGGCACTTCATGAAGCAGACATAGGCCTTGCGATGGGCATTGCTGGAACCGAG GTAGCCAAAGAGAGTGCAGACGTTATTATTCTGGACGACAATTTCTCCACAATTGTCACGGTGGCCAAATGGGGACGATCGGTCTATGTTAACATTCAAAAATTTGTACAGTTTCAGCTAACTGTCAATATAGTTGCTTTAATAGTCAACTTCACTTCAGCTTGTTTAACAG GGACCGCGCCCCTGACAGCTGTCCAACTGTTGTGGGTGAACATGATCATGGATACGTTGGGAGCGTTGGCACTAGCAACCGAGCCTCCAAATGATGAGTTAATGAAGAGAGCTCCGGTTGGAAGAAAGGGAAACTTTATAAGCAATGTCATGTGGAGGAATATATTCGGGCAGGCTGTGTACCAGTTTGGCGTTATTTGGCTACTTCAAACGAACGGGAAATCATTTTTCGGCCTTGATGGAGATGATTCGGATCTTATCCTCAACACGCTCATTTTCAATTCCTTCGTCTTTTGTCAG CTCTTTAACGAGGTTAACTCCAGGGAAATGGAGAAAGAAAATGTTTTAGATGGCATATGGAAGAATAAGGTTTTTATAAGTGTTATCGCTTCAACTGTCGTTTTCCAGGTTATAATAATCGAGTGCCTGGGTACTTTCGCGAATACATCACCATTAACAGCGACTCAATGGTTGTTTAGTATTCTTACCGGATGTTTAAGCATGCCGATTGCTGTGTTCTTGAAGAGGATCCCTGTTTGA
- the LOC110895176 gene encoding uncharacterized protein LOC110895176 — MEKRLRSSLKSSADDFLSSAAKLGLRSVKPSLKTLIHSLKPSSDVVPTLPLSLHRSISESITLYKDLASSTTAPSSPAANSHLTPPPKRVRRSSRRTESLHDENGDVSGTEHKQTKFEKAKSDVSEKLQIFTYVVHMCITHPDNVFSVADLLPAVQELHDNLVVFELESNLLSDIACLCEEWWKREFVGRDGLISQSIPFLLSKALTLKKKVDVHRVYGLREAFGLFDFEDESIEDLKLLLIRCLISPLFLKMDEGRRFLAFLFGLSRQLVKESLAMIRSQIPFGRKSMLEAYADIVFRAWKVAEGESRDEIVEFLQQLVDGSIHASSGLFAASIRRILGGFVSQRTTDGVEKLIFNLAEPVIFRSLQVANSDVRQNALHLLIDVFPLEDPDATREAKDTLLHRQFFLIEKLLMDDCPDIRAVAVEGSCRILHMFWEIIPSSTITKFITKILDDMAHDVCNNVRLSTVNGIIYLLGNPQSHEILKVVLPRLGHLILDPALSIRTAIVDLLLLIKGIQNFQFHKVVNLDVLLSTLAYDQPLVSQKITKLLLSSYFPTTVSPEEACNRCVTLIKRSPLAGARFCEFCLSEGASPQSLSLLFKILVNLVLSPANTSSDQIDGILMSAANICSNLATETKYKSALKDELTSKKLMSLFAAANTGRAQTAVCSIVSSVLPDAAGVLRQECLKLVGKCVGLSDDKEKQAQVRLVHKMMMSCGWIDYMLEAFTKLLQKTANGCVEKCDTERSKHDTSSGKKRKVKHGVKVSVKSNRVSGKKTSFIDDYAVSVCIAWQLKDLLKYSDTCKAVLGSKSLASVLNALKVILQFDIMECMQCDYINNSHVVAYASLSLHMSVKNSTISDKNNHDLKTLEKTVEHLVNCMEKAYTTSASRTSCKVTPCSITNMVKLSTSILNFIIDSSTADRTHECEERCLSFTRKYVGFVILNLRQHSHGLLEFKEEDLKETFLCLKSSFTYAAKLLNLVLTSSSESRPPSPEAHNLANDLFDLIISVEEHLGSRYGPLVLSAAKLWLPDFILSFGSLQIQKPSSSSSSAFAETKFGFPSWLSILAKIEIYDQQESESGDVDEEVEAVTLPSKFSTFRKVVEKMVELLRVNQSVLDAVGAFLLSGSLVGLKKKDFELLYGVLRFVCIKLVKHEDGEWVDLKLMLESLRQMYPLIETVAQELENGHEKKLLERARSWVEPVWRCYVHEEMKEEMETDFCDS, encoded by the exons ATGGAGAAGAGACTTCGCTCATCACTCAAGTCATCCGCCGACGATTTCCTCTCATCGGCGGCCAAATTAGGGCTCCGTTCCGTCAAACCCtcactcaaaaccctaattcactcACTCAAACCATCCTCCGACGTCGTTCCAACCCTTCCTCTTTCTCTCCACCGCTCAATTTCCGAATCCATCACTCTCTACAAAGATCTGGCGTCATCCACCACCGCTCCGTCATCTCCGGCTGCCAATTCACACCTAACACCGCCACCAAAGCGCGTTCGTAGATCCTCACGCCGGACGGAGAGTTTACACGACGAAAACGGCGATGTTTCAGGTACGGAACACAAACAAACGAAATTTGAAAAAGCGAAGAGTGACGTCAGCGAAAAACTTCAGATTTTTACTTATGTGGTGCATATGTGTATTACGCATCCTGATAATGTGTTTTCGGTTGCTGATTTATTGCCTGCGGTTCAGGAATTGCATGATAATTTAGTTGTTTTTGAGTTGGAATCGAATTTGTTGTCGGATATTGCGTGTTTATGTGAGGAGTGGTGGAAACGAGAGTTTGTAGGTAGGGATGGATTAATTTCGCAGTCGATACCGTTTTTATTGTCCAAAGCGTTGACTTTGAAGAAGAAGGTGGATGTTCATAGGGTGTATGGTTTGCGTGAGGCGTTtggtttgtttgattttgaagatGAGAGTATAGAGGATTTGAAGTTGTTGCTTATTAGGTGTTTGATATCGCCGTTGTTTTTGAAAATGGATGAGGGGAGGCGGTTTTTGGCGTTTTTGTTTGGGTTGTCGAGGCAGCTAGTGAAGGAGTCTTTGGCGATGATTAGGTCGCAGATTCCATTTGGGCGGAAGTCGATGTTGGAGGCTTATGCGGATATTGTTTTTCGGGCGTGGAAGGTTGCGGAAGGGGAGTCGAGAGATGAGATTGTTGAGTTTTTGCAGCAGTTGGTTGATGGCTCGATTCATGCTAGTAGTGGCTTGTTTGCTGCTTCGATTAGGAGGATTTTAGGAGGGTTTGTTAGCCAGCGGACTACTGATGGTGTGGAGAAGCTTATTTTTAACCTTGCAGAGCCTGTTATATTTCGTTCACTGCAG GTTGCGAACTCAGATGTTCGTCAAAACGCACTGCATTTACTGATAGACGTGTTTCCTCTTGAAGATCCTGACGCAACAAGGGAAGCTAAAGATACACTGCTTCATAGACAGTTTTTCTTAATAGAAAAGTTACTCATGGATGATTGTCCTGATATACGAGCTGTCGCTGTAGAAGGGTCTTGTCGCATTCTTCATATGTTTTGGGAGATAATTCCATCTTCAACCATCACCAAATTTATCACCAAGATATTAGATGATATGGCCCATGATGTCTGCAACAATGTCAGACTTTCAACGGTAAATGGTATCATCTATTTGCTTGGTAATCCTCAATCCCATGAGATTCTCAAAGTGGTTCTACCAAGGCTAGGGCATTTAATTCTCGATCCAGCCCTTTCGATACGCACTGCTATTGTAGATCTCCTTCTTCTTATAAAGGGTATTCAAAATTTCCAATTTCATAAG GTGGTGAATCTGGATGTTCTGTTATCGACACTTGCATATGACCAACCACTCGTTAGCCAAAAAATTACTAAACTTCTTCTATCTTCGTATTTCCCGACAACGGTTTCTCCAGAAGAAGCATGTAATCGATGTGTGACACTGATAAAAAGATCGCCACTTGCCGGTGCAagattttgtgaattttgtttATCCGAAGGGGCATCTCCACAGTCTCTAAGTTTACTTTTCAAAATTCTCGTAAATCTGGTTCTTTCACCGGCTAATACGAGTTCAGATCAGATAGACGGCATACTTATGTCTGCTGCCAACATTTGCAGCAATTTAGCTACCGAAACGAAATATAAATCTGCTCTTAAGGACGAGTTAACCAGTAAAAAGCTTATGTCGTTGTTTGCTGCTGCAAATACGGGCCGGGCTCAAACAGCAGTGTGCAGCATTGTTTCAAGCGTTCTTCCTGATGCTGCTGGTGTTCTTCGTCAAGAATGCTTGAAACTGGTCGGTAAATGCGTCGGGTTATCTGATGATAAGGAAAAACAAGCACAAGTTCGGTTGGTACATAAAATGATGATGTCATGTGGTTGGATTGATTACATGCTTGAAGCATTTACAAAACTTTTGCAAAAGACTGCTAATGGATGTGTTGAGAAATGTGATACGGAAAGAAGCAAACATGATACTTCATCGGGAAAAAAGAGAAAAGTCAAACATGGGGTTAAAGTTTCAGTTAAATCTAACCGTGTGAGTGGGAAGAAGACTAGTTTCATTGATGATTATGCGGTTTCTGTATGTATAGCTTGGCAGTTGAAGGATTTGCTCAAATACAGTGACACGTGTAAAGCAGTGTTGGGATCGAAGAGTCTTGCATCTGTGTTGAATGCTTTAAAGGTCATATTGCAGTTTGATATTATGGAATGCATGCAGTGTGATTATATAAACAATTCTCATGTGGTGGCCTACGCATCACTCAGCCTTCATATGTCCGTTAAGAATTCGacaataagtgataaaaataatCATGATTTGAAGACCTTAGAGAAGACAGTTGAGCATCTCGTTAACTGTATGGAAAAAGCATACACAACAAGTGCTTCTAGAACGTCATGCAAAGTAACGCCATGCTCTATAACAAACATGGTGAAGCTGTCAACTTCGATTCTCAACTTCATTATCGATTCAAGTACAGCGGATCGTACTCATGAATGCGAAGAACGATGTTTAAGTTTTACAAGAAAGTACGTAGGATTCGTAATCCTTAACCTGAGGCAGCATTCACATGGCTTGCTCGAGTTTAAGGAAGAAGATTTAAAGGAAACGTTTTTATGCCTAAAAAGCTCGTTCACTTACGCAGCTAAGCTACTAAACTTGGTCCTAACAAGCTCATCAGAATCACGCCCGCCTTCACCCGAAGCCCATAACCTTGCTAACGATCTGTTTGATCTCATTATTTCGGTTGAAGAACATCTGGGTAGTAGATACGGACCACTTGTTCTTTCCGCAGCAAAACTTTGGTTGCCTGATTTTATCCTTTCATTTGGTTCATTGCAAATACAGAAACCGTCATCATCGTCGTCAAGTGCGTTTGCCGAAACTAAGTTCGGTTTTCCTTCGTGGCTATCGATATTGGCAAAGATTGAGATATATGACCAACAAGAGTCAGAGTCGGGTGACGTAGATGAGGAAGTTGAGGCAGTTACCTTACCATCGAAGTTTTCTACATTCCGTAAAGTTGTCGAAAAGATGGTTGAGCTTTTGAGAGTAAACCAGAGCGTGTTAGACGCAGTTGGGGCGTTTCTTTTGTCTGGTTCATTGGTGGGTTTGAAGAAGAAAGACTTTGAATTGTTGTATGGGGTGTTACGTTTTGTGTGTATTAAGCTAGTGAAGCATGAAGATGGCGAATGGGTTGATTTGAAACTTATGTTGGAATCTCTTCGACAAATGTACCCTCTGATTGAGACTGTGGCTCAGGAGCTTGAAAATGGACATGAAAAGAAGCTGTTGGAACGAGCAAGATCATGGGTTGAACCCGTTTGGAGATGTTACGTTCATGAAGAGATGAAGGAAGAGATGGAAACTGATTTTTGTGACTCTTGA